In Nostocoides sp. HKS02, the DNA window CGCTCGCGGCGCAGCGCCTCGCGGCGGGGGTCGCGATGCCGGTCGAGCCGCTCTACCTGCGTCGCCCGGACGCGCTGACCACGGCGGAACGAGCCCGCTCATGAGAGACCTCCGGTGGACCGACATCGAGGCACTGAGCGCGCTCGAGCTCGAGCTGTTCCCGCAGGACGCGTGGTCTGCGGCCACGTGGTGGTCCGAACTCGCCGGTCGGCCGCGCCGGTCCTACGTCGTGCACGAGTCCTCGTCGGGTGACCTGCTGGCGTATGGCGGGCTCGACCTCGGGGGCGAGGTGGCCGACGTGATGACCATGGCGGTGGCGCCAGCTGCCCAGGGTCAGGGGCTGGGGCGCCAGCTGCTCGACGAGCTGGTGGCGCGGGCGCAGGCCGACCACGCGGCATACCTCATGCTCGAGGTGAGGGCCGACAACGCCGCCGCCCGAAAGCTGTACGACTCCAAGGGGTTCGAGGTCGTGAGCATCCGCCGCAGGTACTACCAGCCAGGCGACGTCGATGCCCAGGTCATGCGGTTGTCGCTGGGAGGTGAGGCCTGATGCGCGCCGACGAGCCGCTGGTGCTGGGTCTGGAGACCTCGTGTGACGAGACCGGTGTCGGCATCGTCCGGGGCGAGACCCTGCTGGTCGACGCGATCGCGAGCAGTGTCGACGAGCACGCGCGGTTCGGCGGCGTCGTGCCCGAGGTGGCCAGCCGTGCCCACCTCGAGGCGATGGTCCCGACCATCGAGCGCGCCACTCGCGAGGCGGGGGTGCGGCTCGACCAGCTCGACGCGATCGCGGTGACGTCCGGGCCTGGGCTGGCCGGCGCGCTCATGGTGGGGGTGGCTGCCGCGAAGGCACTGGCCGTCGCGCTGGGGGTGCCGCTCTATGGCGTCAACCACCTCGCGTCGCACGTCGCCGTCGACATCGTCGAGCACGGTCCACTGCCCGAGCCCACCATCGCGATGCTCGTGTCCGGGGGGCACTCGTCGCTGCTGCTGGTGCCTGACGTGACGACCGAGATCACCTCGCTCGGGTCGACGATCGACGACGCGGCGGGTGAGGCCTTCGACAAGGTCGCCCGGGTGCTCGGCCTGCCGTTCCCCGGTGGGCCGTACATCGACCGCGCGGCTCGCGACGGCGGGCGCATCACCATCGACTTCCCCCGAGGGCTGACCACCGGGCGCGACATGGAGCGGCACCGCTTCGACTTCTCGTTCTCGGGGCTGAAGACGGCGGTCGCCCGGTGGGTGCAGGCCCGCGAGGCCGCCGGTGAGCCGGTGCCGGTAGCGGATGTCGCAGCGTCGTTCCAGGAGGCCGTGACCGACGTGCTGACCCGCAAGGCGATCCTCGCGTGCAAGGAGCACGGCGTCATGAACCTGCAGATCGGCGGCGGAGTTGCCGCGAACTCCCGGCTGCGGGCGATGGCCCAGGAGCGTTGCGACGACGCGGGCGTCGTCCTGCGGGTGCCGCGGCCCGGGCTGTGCACCGACAACGGCGCGATGGTGGCCTCGCTCGGGGCGCAGATGGTGCTCAAGAGGCGTATGCCGTCCGACCTCGCGCTGCCGGCGGACTCCTCGATGCCCGTCACCCAGATCCAGGCCTGATCGCATGGCTCTGCCTGTGGTCCTCGACGTCGACACCGGAGTCGACGACGCCTGCGCGATCCTGCTCGCCGCCCTGCACCCCGCGCTCGACCTGCGCGCCGTGACGTGTGTCGGTGGGAACGCCGACGTCGACGCGGTCGTCGCCAACACGCTCACGGTGCTCGACGCCGCTGGTCGCCCCGACCTCGTCGTGGCCCGCGGCGCCGAACGCCCCCTGCTCGAGGAGGCGGTCGACGCCCGCCACGTGCACGGCCTGGACGGCATGGCCGACCTCGACTGGCCGAAGTCGCCGCGCCAGCCGGTCGTCGCGCACGCCGTCGAGGTGCTGCGCGACGTGCTCCTCGAGGCGGCGGCATACGCCGACGAGGAGCACCGGGTGACGCTGGTCCCGCTGGCCCCGCTCACCAACATCGCGCTGCTGCTGCGCACGTATCCGCAGGTGGCACAAGGGATTCGCGAGATCGTCTTCATGGGCGGCGCCGCACAGGCGGGCAACGCGACGGCGTCGGCGGAGTTCAACGTGTTCCACGACCCCGAGGCGGCGGCGGTCGTGCTCGACGCCTGCGTTGACCTCGACATCGCCGTGACGATGTACGGCCTCGACGTCTTCTATGCCCCGCGCATCTCGCGCGGGACCGCTGAGCTGCTCGTGTCGGCCGGGGGCCATGGCGCGAGCGAGCTCGCGGGGCGGCTCATCGCCTTCCAGTGCGAGCGGTTCGGCAGCGACTCGGCGACCATCGGCGACGCGGGCGCGGTGTGCGCCGTGATCGAGCCGGGCGCGGTCCGGCGCGAACGGCTTCCGGTGCGGGTCGAGCTGGCGGGCACGTGGTCGCGGGGGAGGACCATCGTCGACCTGCGCGACTGGGGCGGCGACCTCTCGCACGACCCGCACGGCCAGGCCCGCTCGACCATCGACGTGTGCCTCGAGGTCGACGCGCAGCGGTTCGCGACCCTGTGGCTCGACACCGTCAGCGGCGGGATGCGCTGATGGGCCGCGTCGTCGTGCTGGGCTCGCTCAACGTCGACCTCGTCACGTCCGTCGAGCGGCACCCGCGGCCGGGCGAGACCGTGCTGGGCGAGGGGCTGCACCGGTATGCCGGCGGCAAGGGCGGCAACCAGGCGGTCGCCGCTGCTGCCGCCGGAGCCGCGGTGGCCATGGTGGGTGCGGTCGGTGACGACGAGGGTGGCCAGGCGTACCTGCGGCGGTTGGAGGGGCGGGGCATCGACGTCAGCGGCGTGCGCACCCTGGCCGGCCACGCCTCGGGTCAGGCGTGGATCACGGTCGACGACGGCGGAGAGAACGCCATCGTCGTGATCCCCGGCGCGAACGCCGAGGTCTCACCTCCCGACCTGTCGGGGTTGGGGTTGGGCTCGGGGTTGGGCTCGGGGTTGGGCTCGGGCGACGTCCTGCTCATGCAGCTCGAGATCCCTCTGGCCACCGTGGCCCGGGCGGCGCGTGCGGCTCACAGCGCGGGTGCGCGGGTGGTCATCAACGCCGCCCCGTATGCCGCGCTGCCGCCCGACGTGGCCGCGCTCGCCGACGTGGTGGTCAACGAGCACGAGGCACTGCTGCTGGCCGACTCCGGGGTCGTGCCGGGCTCGCTGCTGGTGACCTTTGGTGCGGCTGGCTGCGACTGGGACGGTGAACGGTTCGAGGGTATGCCGGTGCCGGACGAGGAGGTCGTCGACACCACCGGAGCGGGGGATGCCTTCTGCGGGGCGCTCGCTGCGGCGCTCGCGGATGGGGCCGATCGGGTTGAAGCTGTGCGGCGGGCCAGCGTGGCGGGGGCAGCGGCGGTGCGTCACGCCGGGGCGCAGGTCGACCCCGAACTCTGACGGGCTCGAGGCTCGGTCGAGGGGTCGTGGGCGTGCGTCCTTTCGCCCACATTGACGCATCGCTTGCTCGCTCGGACGTCCTGCTGAACGGATGCCTCCGGCAGGGGTGGGCGCTGTGCGGTTTCCGGGCTCCTGACTCCTGGCTTGTGTACCCGCAGCTTTCGCGCATCCGAACATCGATTGGATGACGAACCGTCGCGATACCGACGCTGTCTGGGGCTGACCCAGGCCGAAGGCGGTGCGGGGACGGTCCGATTGCGCCCGTTTCGGTGACCAACTCTGGTTTCATGGGACTTCGACGTGGTGGTCTCGGGGTTGGGCCGTTGCGTGTCGCCGACCTCGGAGGATGTTGATGGGTGGCCCGACCACGCGCATGCAGGACGCGGTGCGTCTGTTGATGCTTATCAACGAAGCGGTCGAGCCAGTGTCTGGAAAGGACATCGCGGGTGACCCTGCGCTGGAGACCGCCATCGGGGTGGTCCGTACCCAAGTCCGTCTGCAGAAGTTGGACTTTTGGGTCCGGAACCCTGACTACCTCGCGAACGAGTTGCTGACCGACTACGTGAACGGTGACCAGGACCCCGCCTTGTTGCAGATGGCCGGTGAAATTCTGGACAGCGAGGAACCGGAACTACGGCGCTACCCGATGCTCCGCTACCTGTTCGGTGCCTACGAGGACCTTGAGGATGCGTTGGCAGTGCTGCGGCAGGCGGACCTGATGGTTCGCCGGAAGAAGGGCCGGCCGGGCCATGTGGTCCAGACGAACTACTTTCTGCTGCAGGCGGGCCGGGAGATGGTGGCGCGTATCCGGACGGAGTACGAGGACCTGGCCTGGTACTCGTACCGGTCGGCTTTGGTTGTCCAGTTGGCGAGTGGTCAGGGCGCGACGGAACTGAAGGACCGGCAGTACATCCAGGAGGAGTACCTGCAGACTAAGAACGGGGTGCGTATCCCGTCCATTACTGACCGTGCGCGCGTGCGGCTTGCCGAGATCCGTGCAGGTCTTGAGGGGGAGTCGGCGTGAGCGTTCCGAGTTCTAGCGAACTGACAGAGAAGATTGCGTCGAAGGCCCGCGTCGGTGTTGATGTGGTCGAGACGGTATTGAAGGCGAATGCCGTGTCGCTAGTTCCGGTTCCGCCGGCGCAGCGCGCATTGGATGTGCGGCGTCTGTCGTTTTCGGGTGTGCGGTCGCGGACGAAATGGGATGGCCCGTTCGAGGCGATATTCGAGTTCTCCGACGGGGTCACCGCGCTCATCACGAATGAGAACCTGCGGGGCAAGTCGTCGGTGCTGGAGCTCATCGCGTGGGCTCTGCGAGGGAGTCCGCGGGGTCTGCGTGCCGACGTGCGGTTGTGGTTCGAGCGCATCGTCTTGGAGTACTCGGTCAACGGTGTTCCGATGGCAGTGGTGTTGACCAAGCAGGAGACGGGCTTCGTTGCCGACATCGTGCGCGCCTCCGACGCGGACGTGCTGTCGGCGGCCTTGGCTGGCGAGACGTCAGCGGAATCGGTGAGTTTCATCGCGACCGGGTTGTCGGAGGCGGAGTTCAAGGAGCAGCAGGACCAGCTAATGCTGACCTTGTTGAGCTTGGAGCCGATCACCAACTTTCAGAAGCGTCCGAACAGTGACCAGGGTGCCGCTCACGACAACACGTGGCCGGCGTACTTCGGCGGCATCTATCTGCCGCGTGCTGGTTCCGAGATTCTTTTCGGAGACGTGGTATTCGCGGCCTTGCCAGCTCGCATCCTGCAGCTCTTTTGCAACGTGCCGTTGATGAGCACGCAGATCCGCCTCTCCACTCTGGGCAAGGTGATTCGGCAGGATGAGGCGAATCAGACCCGGCGGGTCGCTCAGGATGCAGCCGCGCGCGCTGAGGAGCGCCGGGCGCTGGCGGCGGAACTTGCTGATGTGCAGGCGAAGTTCGCGGCGTTGCCGTCGGAGGGCGACCGGTCGTATGAGGTGATTGCTGCCGAGCTTCGTAAAGCGGAACTCCGGTTGGACGAGCTTGCGGCAGTGAACCGTTCGGCTGGTGCGACGTTCGACGAGGCGAAGGCTGCCCGCCAGGCTGAAGAGGTTCGCGCCAGCGGTGACCGTGAGACCGAGCTCGCGGAGCTGTTGTTCCAAGGGCTGAAGCCCAGACACTGTCCGCGGTGTGAGCAGAGCTTCGAGAAGGCACGGGTGGTGCGCGAGGAGAGCGACCACGAGTGTTCGGTGTGCACGAAGCCGTTCCCGCTCACGGACTCTGACACCGGTGACGAGGGTGAGGCTGAGGACACCGGCGATGCTCTGGAAGCGTTAAAGGAGGCCGAGGAGGCCGCGCGCGCCTCGGCTGACACTGCTGCAGATGACGTGGCCGAGATGCGCCGGACTGTTGAGCGGTTGGCGCGTGAACTCGCAGGTGCGAGCCGGGCGGACGAGTTCACCAACCGGATGGCGTTGCGGCTAGTGGAGGCTCGGCTTAATGGCCGGCTCGAGAGCATGCCCGAGGGCGGCGAACAGCTGCAGCCGTCCGAGTCGCTGGTGGTCATCGAGGCAGCTAATCAGGTGCTTACGGAGGTGACGGCGGAGGCCGCGAAGGAAATATTCATCGACCTAAACGCCGAAATTCTGGCGTTGGGGCGGAAGTTCAACATCCAGAACTTGGAGAAGGTCGACCTGCAGCGAAATGGTGGGATGCAGGTGACGACCGCCGGTGCGGAGGTGCCATTCAAGAAGGTGTCCGGTGGTGAGCGGCTGCGTCTGAGGGTGGCGGTCATCATCGCCCTTCTCCGGGTCGGTGCACGTGCGGGTGTGGGATCGCACCCGGGGCTCATCTTGTTGGACTCGCCTGGCTCGGATGAGCTGACGGTTCATGACGAGGCGACCCTGCTCGAGGAGCTTGACTCGTTGAAGTCCGAACTGCCCGGATTGCAGGTCGTTATTGCGTCTGCGGAGCCGGCTGCGGTCGTGGACCATGTGCCGGCGGACAGCATCTACTCGAACCTCGAGGGCGGTCCGCTGTGGTGAGCGCCTGTGTCGGCGGCCTGCGGCACCATCAGTCTTGGAGCTCGAGATCGTTGCCGCGAGGTGATGTGCGGGCAGGTTAGTAGGGCGTTCAGGTCGGTCGACTGGTGAGGAGGTCAGGTCGTGTCTTTGATGGATGTGCTCGGCGTGCTTGCCGCACCGGACGGCTCCGACCTGGGTAAGCTGCACGCTTTTGGCGATGAGCTTTACGCGCGGGTTGACAAGGCTGACTTCGATGATGCTGCAGTGGTTTCATCTGCCGTTCGGACCCTTGCACCTGAGTTTGTGTCGTTGGCCGAAGCTGCGGCCAGGGCGGATGATTCCCATGCGCCAGACCTTCTCGCGGCTGTGGCCGAGGCTTTGCCCGGTTTGCAGAGCCTGATGTTCATGGATGCCGCCGACGTTGCCTTGTCGTCGCCGTGCTTCCTTGCCGCCCACGGGAAGCCCCTGGCGGGTGCGTTGGCGGACCGGGCACAAGAGACCAGATCAAGTCAGGGTCTCCAGGCGTACGCATACTTGGAGGTGCTGACGCGTCTGGGGCTAACGGAGGCGACGGGCAGGTTTCGCGCGCTGGCGTTCATGGCTTCCGTGACGCTGGACGACTCGGCCGAATTGTTGGAGCGCCTACCTCGCCTTGTCGGTCTAGCTATGGACCAATGGCGTGAGGACACGCTCGGGACCTTGTTGACGACGTTGCTGGAACATCCGGATGCACATACAGACGCGTTGTTCGAACTTGGTCAACAGATGCTGCGATCGGCGCTGGAATCAGACTCGGTCGAGTCTGTAATGCATGGTCTGGTTGAGGCTCGTTCGCGATTCGCCGATGTGGAGGCCGCGGAAGAGGCGCGGGACGACGCCACCATCTACCGCGCAGCACTGGACGTCCTATTGGCCTTCAGTGCTGCACCGACCGGTTTGGTAGACGAACCCTTAAATGCGGTGACGGCTCTGTCGGAGGCTCTGGGTCGCCGTGCAGCGTTCTCAGCTCGGTCTGTGATGGGTGGATGGGCTGCTCCTCGTCGGTTGGCCGAAGCGGAGTGGTTCGCTCTTGCGAACACCTTGCGCCTGTCGGTTCCTGAGCTGGGGAAGGCGTCGTGGCGCACGCCTGCGGAGACGTTGTCGCAGGTGCTCGCCGCGTATCAGGCGTCGCGATCAGTGTCGGTCATCTCGGCCGACGGACTGCGGATTGTTCTTGAGCCGCCTGTCCGCGCGGCCTTCATTGCGCATGAGGGGCTGCTGGAGCATCTGCGCGCTGCAGTCAAGGCCGGAGACTTGGCCGAGGACCAAGTAAGTGCTGCTCGGGAACTGCTCGAATCGGTGAGTGCTAATGATGGCGCGGCAGTAGGTGATGCGGTGGGAAAAGTCTGGAGCTCCGCGCCCGCGTTGGCCGCCGCGCTCGGCGTCGACGCGGAGTTTAAGGGCGCCGACGCTCTGGCACGTGCAGTCGACGAGCTGCCGGACGTTGTCGCGTTCTTCAACGACCAGGCTGGGGCGCGAGCAAGGGCCCTAGCTCGGTCTACCGACCCGGTAGTTGATGGCCTCCTCGCGACGGTGCTGGATGGCCTGGCGAACTGTGAAGACTTCCACGGAACGGTTCGTGAGGAGCTCGTCGAGGTGGTGACCGCCGTCCTACGGTTCACAGCCGACCGTGTTGATGCGGGCCGAGAGAGCTGGAAGCAGGACATCGCATACCTGTTTCCGCCGGCGCCCGGCGCCGCGCCGTTCGGCGAGGAGGTCCTGCAGAAGGACGTGTATAGGTGGCTGAGCAACTCGGGACTTCGGCCTTACACGCGCCTGGAGGAACGCGATGTGGCAGCTGGTCGTGCGGACCTTACGGTTACCCGGTCGCATCGGTTCGTCATCGAGGTGAAGCGCGAACTGTCGGATGCTTCCCGTGAGGCACTTCACGCGGCGTATGGCGGTCAGGCTGCCGCCTACTCGACAGGCGGTCCGCGCATCTCCGTGGAGATGGTGTTGGACCTGACCGACCACACCGAGGGGGTGGCCTCGTTGGCGCAATCGGTGTGGGTCGATGAGGTCCTAGCTGGCGGGGAGACCCGTCACGTTGTCGTTGTAGTCGTCCGCGGGAACCGACCCACTCCCCGGCAGACGAGGACAGGTGTAGCCAAGTAGTTCTCGAGCCGGCGGGAGGCCTGTAGTTAGGCGCGCGGGCAAGGTTGCGGACATCAAGTAGGCGACGGCATTGAAGTGCGTCCTTTCGCCGCGTCGGGTCGCGCCCGTTGGACTCGCAGCACGCTTCCCACCGAGGACTGAGCTGACCCTCGCGACGCAGGGCCACCGAGCACCGCAGTTGAGTCGTAGGGTCTGTTCGTGCAACCAACCATCGTCGAGCCTGACGTTTACGCTGGCATCTGCCTGGCCGTGATGCCCACAGATGCTGATGTCCTTGTGGCAAAGCAAGTCGCACTCGCGAAGCTCGCAACAGGAGATTCGGTCTCGCTCTCGAGCGTCGAATACGCGGTCTTGGAGCACTTCGACGTTCCGCGCCCCGGGCACCCGGAGGAACCGTACGACGTGCGGCCAGGGTCAACGGCCGCCGATGTCGATAGGGACGCTCCTCAGATCGCACGTCAGCGACTCGGATACGCGACCAAGCTCGCAGTCGCTACGTTGGTCGCCGACGGCGTCCTCATCCCCGCGGCGTCACCGAGCAACGACTACCTCAGCGTCGCGGTGCACCGA includes these proteins:
- a CDS encoding PfkB family carbohydrate kinase, giving the protein MGRVVVLGSLNVDLVTSVERHPRPGETVLGEGLHRYAGGKGGNQAVAAAAAGAAVAMVGAVGDDEGGQAYLRRLEGRGIDVSGVRTLAGHASGQAWITVDDGGENAIVVIPGANAEVSPPDLSGLGLGSGLGSGLGSGDVLLMQLEIPLATVARAARAAHSAGARVVINAAPYAALPPDVAALADVVVNEHEALLLADSGVVPGSLLVTFGAAGCDWDGERFEGMPVPDEEVVDTTGAGDAFCGALAAALADGADRVEAVRRASVAGAAAVRHAGAQVDPEL
- a CDS encoding ATP-binding protein — protein: MSVPSSSELTEKIASKARVGVDVVETVLKANAVSLVPVPPAQRALDVRRLSFSGVRSRTKWDGPFEAIFEFSDGVTALITNENLRGKSSVLELIAWALRGSPRGLRADVRLWFERIVLEYSVNGVPMAVVLTKQETGFVADIVRASDADVLSAALAGETSAESVSFIATGLSEAEFKEQQDQLMLTLLSLEPITNFQKRPNSDQGAAHDNTWPAYFGGIYLPRAGSEILFGDVVFAALPARILQLFCNVPLMSTQIRLSTLGKVIRQDEANQTRRVAQDAAARAEERRALAAELADVQAKFAALPSEGDRSYEVIAAELRKAELRLDELAAVNRSAGATFDEAKAARQAEEVRASGDRETELAELLFQGLKPRHCPRCEQSFEKARVVREESDHECSVCTKPFPLTDSDTGDEGEAEDTGDALEALKEAEEAARASADTAADDVAEMRRTVERLARELAGASRADEFTNRMALRLVEARLNGRLESMPEGGEQLQPSESLVVIEAANQVLTEVTAEAAKEIFIDLNAEILALGRKFNIQNLEKVDLQRNGGMQVTTAGAEVPFKKVSGGERLRLRVAVIIALLRVGARAGVGSHPGLILLDSPGSDELTVHDEATLLEELDSLKSELPGLQVVIASAEPAAVVDHVPADSIYSNLEGGPLW
- the rimI gene encoding ribosomal protein S18-alanine N-acetyltransferase translates to MRDLRWTDIEALSALELELFPQDAWSAATWWSELAGRPRRSYVVHESSSGDLLAYGGLDLGGEVADVMTMAVAPAAQGQGLGRQLLDELVARAQADHAAYLMLEVRADNAAARKLYDSKGFEVVSIRRRYYQPGDVDAQVMRLSLGGEA
- the tsaD gene encoding tRNA (adenosine(37)-N6)-threonylcarbamoyltransferase complex transferase subunit TsaD, with the protein product MRADEPLVLGLETSCDETGVGIVRGETLLVDAIASSVDEHARFGGVVPEVASRAHLEAMVPTIERATREAGVRLDQLDAIAVTSGPGLAGALMVGVAAAKALAVALGVPLYGVNHLASHVAVDIVEHGPLPEPTIAMLVSGGHSSLLLVPDVTTEITSLGSTIDDAAGEAFDKVARVLGLPFPGGPYIDRAARDGGRITIDFPRGLTTGRDMERHRFDFSFSGLKTAVARWVQAREAAGEPVPVADVAASFQEAVTDVLTRKAILACKEHGVMNLQIGGGVAANSRLRAMAQERCDDAGVVLRVPRPGLCTDNGAMVASLGAQMVLKRRMPSDLALPADSSMPVTQIQA
- a CDS encoding nucleoside hydrolase — protein: MALPVVLDVDTGVDDACAILLAALHPALDLRAVTCVGGNADVDAVVANTLTVLDAAGRPDLVVARGAERPLLEEAVDARHVHGLDGMADLDWPKSPRQPVVAHAVEVLRDVLLEAAAYADEEHRVTLVPLAPLTNIALLLRTYPQVAQGIREIVFMGGAAQAGNATASAEFNVFHDPEAAAVVLDACVDLDIAVTMYGLDVFYAPRISRGTAELLVSAGGHGASELAGRLIAFQCERFGSDSATIGDAGAVCAVIEPGAVRRERLPVRVELAGTWSRGRTIVDLRDWGGDLSHDPHGQARSTIDVCLEVDAQRFATLWLDTVSGGMR